The Hyphomicrobium sp. MC1 genome window below encodes:
- a CDS encoding DUF2147 domain-containing protein yields the protein MRIIKLIAPAAIALSLAPATFANAFAGSDPVGVWLDDTGRGAVEIKPCGNALCGNVVWVKSSTDNDGCGKQIIGNVTPAGSGHWDNGWIYSPEKGRKYDVELTPLSNGNLKVVGYAGLKFLSRTMIWTPAPTDLQLCTDTSPNNADNGGATNASAPPTITPNANTSGKSAVPSPGTGIDANAAAPATNTTAKAKEPSASPDQGKTPPKETAKADEPPPAKDSDTSGSDLGKMKIGGTELDKVFTKTKDGKCKLDLPWVKVTLDCDR from the coding sequence ATGCGGATCATAAAGTTGATTGCCCCTGCCGCGATCGCCCTGTCGCTGGCGCCGGCCACGTTCGCTAACGCATTTGCCGGCTCCGATCCGGTCGGCGTCTGGTTGGACGACACCGGCCGCGGCGCCGTCGAGATCAAGCCGTGCGGCAACGCGCTGTGCGGCAACGTCGTTTGGGTGAAATCGTCGACGGATAACGATGGCTGCGGCAAGCAGATCATAGGCAACGTCACGCCCGCGGGCAGCGGCCACTGGGACAACGGCTGGATCTACTCGCCGGAAAAGGGCCGCAAGTACGATGTCGAGCTGACGCCGCTTTCCAACGGCAATCTCAAAGTTGTCGGCTATGCCGGCCTCAAATTCCTGTCGCGGACGATGATCTGGACGCCGGCGCCGACCGACCTTCAGCTTTGCACCGACACATCGCCGAACAATGCCGACAACGGCGGCGCGACCAACGCATCCGCCCCACCTACGATCACACCGAACGCCAATACTTCAGGCAAGAGCGCGGTTCCGTCGCCAGGCACAGGCATTGACGCCAACGCCGCTGCACCGGCGACCAACACAACAGCCAAAGCAAAAGAACCTTCGGCATCACCCGATCAGGGTAAGACACCGCCCAAGGAAACTGCCAAGGCTGACGAGCCGCCACCCGCGAAAGACAGCGACACAAGCGGCAGCGACCTCGGCAAAATGAAGATCGGCGGCACGGAGCTGGACAAGGTCTTCACGAAGACGAAGGACGGCAAATGCAAGCTCGACCTTCCATGGGTGAAGGTCACGCTCGACTGCGACCGCTGA
- a CDS encoding glycosyltransferase family 2 protein, translating to MRTVVCHFFNEEYLLPWWLAHHRRIFDHGIMIDYNSTDASRDIIKKMCPEWEIYPTRNAYFDSACIDREVEDYERTCSGWRMALNVTEFLYGNVAQLDKITVPAQHFIGNYVFVEPQGGYPAPLDHSRPLHEQVRFGYYETDPRPCDKLNFGLRASRSIHNYPIAYAREGGRHWYQMPTLGDLAIFYYGYAVLNEKGISRKMQIKTKMSPEERQARGAEHPNMVTPERFLTNIERFHRPRCSDLSGVVSRVARHQYPAEAPVLATSAA from the coding sequence ATGCGGACGGTTGTTTGCCACTTCTTCAACGAGGAATATCTGCTGCCTTGGTGGCTCGCCCATCATCGCCGGATTTTCGATCACGGCATCATGATCGACTACAATTCGACGGATGCGAGCCGAGACATCATCAAGAAGATGTGCCCGGAGTGGGAGATCTATCCGACGCGGAATGCCTACTTCGACAGCGCCTGCATCGACCGCGAAGTGGAAGACTATGAGCGGACCTGCAGCGGCTGGCGGATGGCGCTGAATGTGACCGAGTTCCTTTATGGCAACGTGGCGCAGCTCGATAAAATCACGGTGCCGGCGCAGCACTTCATCGGCAACTATGTTTTCGTCGAGCCGCAGGGCGGCTATCCGGCGCCGCTCGATCACAGCAGGCCGCTGCACGAGCAGGTGCGCTTCGGCTATTACGAAACGGATCCGCGTCCGTGCGATAAGCTGAATTTCGGGTTGCGGGCCAGCCGCAGCATCCACAATTACCCCATCGCGTATGCGCGCGAGGGCGGCCGGCACTGGTATCAGATGCCGACGCTCGGCGATCTGGCGATCTTCTATTACGGCTATGCGGTGCTCAACGAGAAGGGCATTTCCCGCAAGATGCAGATCAAGACCAAGATGAGCCCGGAAGAACGGCAGGCTCGCGGCGCTGAGCATCCGAACATGGTCACGCCGGAGCGCTTCCTGACCAACATCGAACGCTTCCACCGGCCGCGCTGCTCGGACCTTTCCGGCGTCGTTTCGCGGGTGGCCCGGCATCAATATCCGGCGGAGGCCCCGGTGTTGGCGACCTCCGCCGCATAA
- a CDS encoding FKBP-type peptidyl-prolyl cis-trans isomerase: MMAIAATLAIVSAILPNNQAIAQTQGSKMTTTPSGLQYEDTVVGTGATPETGQICVMHYTGWLYVDGKKGSKFDSSVDRGQPFEFPIGTGRVIKGWDEGVAGMKVGGKRTLIIPPQLGYGARGAGGVIPPNATLIFDVELLGVK, encoded by the coding sequence ATGATGGCCATCGCCGCCACGCTCGCTATCGTGAGCGCCATCCTTCCCAACAACCAGGCAATCGCACAAACGCAAGGATCGAAAATGACCACCACACCGTCCGGCCTCCAATACGAAGACACCGTCGTCGGCACCGGCGCGACGCCCGAGACCGGGCAGATCTGCGTCATGCACTACACCGGCTGGCTCTATGTTGACGGCAAGAAAGGCTCGAAGTTCGACTCGTCTGTCGATCGCGGCCAGCCGTTCGAATTCCCGATCGGAACCGGCCGTGTCATCAAGGGCTGGGACGAAGGCGTTGCTGGCATGAAAGTCGGCGGCAAGCGCACGCTCATCATTCCGCCGCAGCTCGGCTACGGCGCACGCGGCGCTGGCGGCGTCATCCCTCCGAACGCCACGCTGATCTTCGACGTCGAATTGCTCGGCGTGAAATAA
- the purL gene encoding phosphoribosylformylglycinamidine synthase subunit PurL yields the protein MTETTTTRKITPQIVAEHGLKPDEYERLLEILGREPSICELGIFSVMWSEHCSYKSSRVWLKTLPTSGPQVIQGPGENAGVVDLGDGDAVVFKMESHNHPSYIEPFQGAATGVGGIMRDVFTMGARPVANMNALRFGAPDHAKTRHLVSGVVAGIAHYGNCTGVPTIGGETNFDEGYNNNILVNAMCVGLARTDKIFYSAAKGVGLPVVYVGSKTGRDGIHGATMASAEFDEKSDEKRPTVQVGDPFTEKLLIEACLELMATDSIIAIQDMGAAGLTSSTSEMADKGGVGIELNLDLVPQRETGMTAYEMMLSESQERMLMILKPEREADAKAIFEKWGLDFAVIGHTTDTQRMIIKHKGEVEADLPVPVLANSAPMYTRPHVEPKKPAKILPEWVPAPNAILGTLKDLMAGHHLASRRWIWEQYDHMVMGDTVGRPGGDAGVVRVHGTKKAIAVACDVTPRYVTADPEEGTKQAVVETWRNLTAVGADPLAITDNMNFANPERPEIMGQFVASCRGMAEACNALGYPVVSGNVSLYNETNGVGIPPTPAIGGVGLVPDSAKLADIRLKNEGDVLIVIGREEGHLGQSLYQQYASGKFEGAPPPVNLEDEIKAGRLIRTLIREGRALSVHDCADGGLLVAIAEMALAGGKNGLSREASGLGVELFAYEGKLPAHAVWFGEDQGRYVVEVTPQKAEEVLERARLLELPARIIGRVAGNTIALKGEGALPLSELRSANEGFLPKLMQGELAS from the coding sequence ATGACCGAGACGACCACCACCCGCAAGATCACCCCGCAAATCGTTGCCGAGCACGGCCTGAAGCCCGATGAATACGAGCGGCTACTCGAAATCCTCGGCCGCGAGCCGTCGATTTGTGAACTCGGCATCTTCTCGGTCATGTGGAGCGAGCACTGCTCGTACAAATCCTCCCGCGTCTGGCTGAAAACGCTGCCGACGTCCGGCCCCCAGGTCATCCAGGGACCGGGCGAGAACGCGGGCGTGGTTGACCTCGGAGACGGCGACGCCGTCGTCTTCAAGATGGAGAGCCACAACCACCCCTCCTACATCGAGCCATTCCAGGGCGCGGCGACCGGCGTCGGCGGCATCATGCGCGATGTCTTCACGATGGGCGCACGCCCCGTCGCCAACATGAACGCGCTACGCTTTGGCGCCCCCGATCATGCAAAGACCCGCCACCTGGTTTCAGGCGTCGTCGCCGGCATCGCGCATTACGGCAACTGCACCGGCGTGCCCACTATCGGCGGGGAAACGAATTTCGACGAAGGCTACAACAACAACATCCTCGTCAACGCCATGTGCGTCGGCCTCGCGCGGACGGACAAGATTTTCTATTCCGCCGCCAAGGGCGTCGGCCTTCCCGTCGTCTATGTCGGATCGAAAACGGGCCGCGACGGCATCCACGGCGCGACGATGGCGTCGGCCGAGTTCGACGAGAAGTCCGATGAGAAACGCCCGACCGTGCAGGTCGGCGATCCTTTCACGGAAAAGCTTCTGATCGAAGCCTGCCTCGAACTAATGGCGACCGATAGCATCATCGCCATTCAGGACATGGGCGCCGCGGGCCTCACGTCATCGACTTCGGAAATGGCCGACAAGGGCGGCGTCGGAATCGAGTTGAACCTCGACCTCGTACCCCAGCGCGAAACCGGCATGACCGCTTACGAGATGATGCTCTCGGAAAGCCAGGAACGCATGCTGATGATCCTGAAGCCCGAGCGCGAGGCCGACGCGAAAGCGATCTTCGAGAAATGGGGCCTCGACTTCGCAGTCATCGGTCACACGACCGATACCCAGCGCATGATCATCAAGCACAAGGGCGAGGTCGAAGCCGATCTGCCCGTGCCGGTGCTCGCGAACTCCGCGCCGATGTATACGCGCCCGCATGTCGAGCCGAAGAAGCCCGCGAAGATTTTACCCGAATGGGTGCCCGCGCCGAACGCAATCCTCGGCACGCTGAAGGATCTGATGGCAGGACATCACCTCGCGTCGCGCCGCTGGATCTGGGAACAGTACGATCACATGGTTATGGGCGACACCGTCGGCCGGCCGGGCGGCGACGCGGGCGTTGTCCGCGTGCACGGCACGAAGAAAGCCATCGCGGTCGCCTGCGATGTGACGCCCCGCTACGTCACCGCCGATCCGGAAGAAGGCACGAAGCAGGCCGTCGTCGAAACTTGGCGCAACCTGACCGCCGTCGGCGCCGATCCGCTCGCCATCACCGACAATATGAACTTCGCCAATCCCGAACGCCCAGAGATCATGGGTCAGTTCGTTGCAAGCTGCCGCGGCATGGCGGAAGCCTGCAACGCGCTCGGCTATCCGGTCGTCTCCGGCAACGTCTCGCTTTACAATGAGACGAACGGCGTCGGCATTCCGCCCACGCCTGCCATCGGCGGCGTCGGTCTCGTGCCCGATTCAGCGAAGCTCGCCGACATTCGCCTCAAGAACGAAGGCGATGTGCTGATCGTCATCGGCCGGGAGGAAGGCCACCTCGGTCAATCGCTCTATCAGCAATACGCGTCTGGCAAGTTCGAAGGCGCACCCCCACCGGTCAACCTCGAAGATGAGATTAAGGCCGGACGTTTGATCCGCACGCTGATCCGCGAAGGCCGCGCACTCTCGGTGCACGACTGCGCCGATGGCGGACTGCTCGTCGCCATCGCCGAAATGGCGCTTGCGGGCGGCAAGAACGGTCTTTCGCGCGAAGCATCAGGCCTTGGTGTCGAACTGTTCGCCTACGAGGGCAAACTTCCCGCGCACGCCGTCTGGTTCGGCGAGGATCAGGGCCGCTACGTTGTCGAGGTAACGCCGCAGAAAGCCGAGGAAGTGCTTGAACGCGCGCGACTGCTTGAACTCCCGGCCCGCATCATCGGTCGCGTCGCTGGCAACACCATTGCATTGAAAGGCGAAGGCGCACTACCGCTCTCCGAACTCCGCAGCGCCAACGAAGGCTTCCTGCCGAAGCTGATGCAGGGTGAGTTGGCTAGCTGA
- a CDS encoding DUF305 domain-containing protein, with the protein MKTIAGLLCLGFFLVTPALAEDMDMKSMDHMNMGGQMKMDMGTSADAAPSSKAFEAAMQKMHQAMMVGYTGNADVDFVKGMLPHHQGAVDMAKIELQYGKDPELRKLAEDIIKAQETEIAFMKTWLAKNAK; encoded by the coding sequence GTGAAAACCATTGCCGGACTGCTATGCCTCGGTTTCTTCCTCGTGACGCCTGCCCTGGCGGAAGACATGGACATGAAGTCCATGGACCACATGAACATGGGCGGCCAAATGAAGATGGACATGGGCACGTCCGCCGACGCCGCGCCGTCGTCCAAGGCTTTCGAGGCTGCAATGCAGAAGATGCATCAGGCAATGATGGTCGGATATACCGGCAACGCCGATGTTGACTTCGTGAAGGGCATGCTCCCGCACCACCAGGGTGCCGTCGACATGGCCAAGATCGAGCTTCAATACGGCAAGGACCCCGAGCTTCGAAAGCTCGCAGAGGACATCATCAAAGCCCAAGAAACCGAAATCGCGTTCATGAAAACCTGGCTCGCCAAGAACGCGAAGTGA